One part of the Humulus lupulus chromosome 9, drHumLupu1.1, whole genome shotgun sequence genome encodes these proteins:
- the LOC133801578 gene encoding cyanidin 3-O-galactoside 2''-O-xylosyltransferase FGGT1-like, with the protein MDTQEQTKMTEEKKLHIAMHPWLAMGHLTSFLHISNKLAERGHRISFYIPIKTQSKLLSFNLHPHLISFVPIHVPHVEGLPPGAETTADVPFHLLSFLMTAMDLTRPQLEASLQELKPHFIFFDFTHWVPEAVRRFGIKSVYYCTVSPATFGFMMSPDRELNRVSLTEADLVRPLPGFPSSASIRFRSHEARDLVKIMEQEFGSGVSFNKRQRASLDDSDAIAFKTSREMEGVYSDYVAEKWRKTVILAGPVVPEPPKSVLEGETASFLSRFEKGSVVYCAFGSECVLGKEQFQQLVLGLELTGRPFLVALKPPVGSETVESALPDGFEKRVGSSRGMVQGGWVQQQLILSHGSVGCFVTHCGSGSLLEAMVNECQLVLLPNVGDQIINARIMSKDLKVGVEVEKDDEDGLFTKEGVCKAVETVMVEESHVGMEVRANHKKWREYLLSEGLEDSYIDGFIKTLYGLITTS; encoded by the coding sequence ATGGACACACAAGAACAAACGAAAATGACAGAAGAAAAGAAGCTTCACATAGCGATGCATCCATGGCTGGCCATGGGACACCTCACCTCGTTCCTCCACATCTCCAACAAGTTAGCCGAAAGAGGCCACAGAATCTCCTTCTACATACCAATCAAAACGCAGTCCAAACTACTGTCGTTCAACCTCCACCCACACCTCATCTCATTCGTCCCCATCCACGTGCCCCACGTCGAAGGTCTCCCTCCCGGTGCCGAAACCACCGCCGACGTTCCTTTCCATCTCCTCTCGTTTCTCATGACAGCCATGGATCTCACTCGTCCCCAACTCGAAGcttctcttcaagaactcaaaccCCATTTCATCTTCTTCGATTTCACCCACTGGGTACCTGAAGCGGTACGTCGTTTTGGGATCAAGTCAGTCTATTACTGCACCGTTAGCCCTGCAACATTCGGGTTCATGATGAGTCCAGATAGAGAACTGAACCGAGTTTCGTTAACCGAAGCAGATTTAGTAAGGCCTCTACCGGGCTTCCCATCATCTGCTTCCATTAGATTTCGGTCCCACGAAGCTCGAGACCTCGTCAAAATAATGGAACAAGAATTCGGGAGCGGAGTCTCGTTCAACAAACGACAGCGAGCCTCGTTAGACGACAGCGACGCCATCGCTTTCAAAACCTCGAGAGAGATGGAGGGAGTCTACTCCGATTACGTGGCCGAGAAGTGGCGGAAGACGGTTATTCTCGCGGGTCCGGTGGTGCCGGAGCCACCGAAATCGGTGTTGGAAGGCGAAACGGCGTCGTTTCTTTCGAGATTCGAGAAGGGTAGCGTGGTGTACTGCGCTTTCGGAAGCGAATGCGTTCTGGGAAAAGAGCAATTCCAACAACTTGTTCTGGGTCTCGAGTTGACCGGTCGACCGTTCCTAGTGGCGCTGAAACCCCCAGTTGGGTCTGAAACAGTGGAGTCAGCTTTGCCAGATGGGTTCGAGAAGAGAGTTGGGAGTAGCAGAGGGATGGTCCAGGGGGGTTGGGTCCAGCAGCAGCTGATACTGAGCCATGGCTCGGTTGGGTGCTTTGTGACTCACTGTGGTTCTGGGTCCTTGCTGGAAGCTATGGTGAATGAGTGTCAACTGGTTTTGCTCCCAAACGTTGGAGATCAGATTATCAATGCTAGGATCATGAGTAAAGATCTCAAAGTTGGAGTTGAGGTTGAGAAAGACGATGAAGATGGGTTGTTTACTAAAGAAGGTGTTTGTAAAGCTGTGGAGACTGTAATGGTGGAGGAGAGCCATGTGGGCATGGAAGTTAGGGCTAATCATAAGAAATGGAGAGAGTATCTTTTGAGTGAAGGGCTTGAGGACTCTTATATTGATGGCTTTATCAAAACACTATATGGTCTCATCACTACCTCTTGA